From a region of the Megalops cyprinoides isolate fMegCyp1 chromosome 13, fMegCyp1.pri, whole genome shotgun sequence genome:
- the LOC118788523 gene encoding C2 calcium-dependent domain-containing protein 4C-like, protein MWMVEKIRVSVERTNLPLPTAEHSLRLTDIMFGDKTASDKSKKISLCPNVITPDTIPEFCIPPKICSPSEQRGTELIRNAPGHRAAPSERGTPSSEAPTRELMNTHIIQVESVDEAPFDNGYSDEETTNADPQSQAALSLPHLAKAQTCYGFCTLLESPHTRRKESLFHSDPSSCGIPLVLPRSRSNTCSKSSPSSHSFSLSALSSRLSPRGLSLSRQGTLDSDTTSSTESSPFSSPMLARTPPKSSLFKALSHEKLLSRGSRKVVSRNNSLSTDEGSSTDNSPNVLRRASEGLLEGPPCFGLAPPAIFPMDLVLYRDRVTRESRVPLGRDGTLRLSAEYCPETQRLRVRLISAEGLYAATSDPKGINCSVSVSMMPGKTQKQRSTVIRKSRNPIFNEDFFFDGVPEDDLANRSLRFKVVNKMCSMKRDYTLGDCELPLTSILTL, encoded by the coding sequence ATGTGGATGGTTGAGAAGATCCGTGTGTCAGTGGAGAGAACCAACCTTCCCCTCCCCACGGCAGAGCACAGTCTCAGGCTCACAGACATCATGTTTGGAGATAAAACCGCCTCAGACAAAAGCAAGAAGATCTCCCTGTGCCCCAATGTCATCACCCCGGATACCATCCCAGAGTTCTGCATCCCACCAAAGATCTGTAGCCCATCCGAGCAGCGGGGCACAGAGCTGATAAGAAACGCCCCTGGGCACAGGGCAGCCCCATCCGAGCGGGGTACTCCCAGCAGTGAGGCCCCAACACGTGAGCTAATGAACACCCACATCATCCAGGTGGAAAGTGTGGACGAGGCGCCCTTCGACAATGGATACAGCGATGAGGAGACCACCAACGCAGACCCCCAGAGCCAGgcggctctctccctcccgcacCTGGCCAAAGCCCAGACCTGCTACGGCTTCTGCACCCTGCTGGAGAGCCCCCACACCCGCAGGAAGGAGTCCCTGTTCCACAGCGACCCCAGCTCCTGCGGCATCCCCCTGGTGCTGCCCCGCAGTCGCTCCAACACCTGCTCCAAATCCTCACCCTCCTCGCATTCCTTCAGTCTGAGCGCACTCAGCTCCAGGCTCTCCCCCAGGGGCCTCTCGCTGAGCCGCCAGGGCACCTTGGACAGCgacaccacctcctccaccgaGTCGTCCCCCTTCAGCTCCCCGATGCTTGCCAGGACGCCTCCCAAGTCCTCTCTCTTCAAGGCTCTGAGCCATGAGAAGCTGCTTTCCCGGGGCAGCAGGAAGGTTGTGTCCCGGAACAACTCCCTCTCGACGGACGAGGGGAGCTCCACAGACAACAGCCCCAACGTGCTGAGGAGGGCATCCGAGGGGCTGCTGGAGGGCCCTCCCTGTTTCGGACTGGCCCCGCCTGCCATCTTCCCCATGGACCTGGTGCTGTACCGGGACCGAGTCACGAGGGAGAGCCGCGTTCCCCTGGGAAGGGACGGGACGCTGCGTCTGTCGGCAGAGTACtgcccagagacacagagactgcGCGTGCGACTGATCAGTGCAGAGGGGCTTTACGCcgcgacctctgaccccaaaGGCATCAACTGTAGCGTCAGCGTCTCCATGATGCCAGGGAAGACCCAGAAACAGCGCAGCACTGTCATCCGCAAGAGCCGCAACCCCATCTTCAATGAGGACTTCTTCTTCGACGGGGTTCCCGAGGACGACCTAGCCAACAGGTCACTGCGTTTCAAAGTGGTCAACAAAATGTGCTCGATGAAGAGGGACTACACACTGGGAGACTGTGAACTTCCTCTGACCAGCATATTAACTTTGTAA